The Collimonas sp. PA-H2 genome contains a region encoding:
- a CDS encoding GNAT family N-acetyltransferase, whose protein sequence is MTTRTVADAETSVAIACKLRLAHAGDAAAISALIRQFTREFTISPNGSGAEQFLASVSADAETGYISDPRYHYITACAGELLAGFIAVRDRSHVFHLFVAPQFQHQGLATRLWHAALAAAPEIRAFTVNSSPAALPVYQRFGFAPIGSRVEMHGICFVPMRLSLSEN, encoded by the coding sequence ATGACAACGAGAACCGTAGCCGATGCTGAAACCTCAGTGGCGATTGCATGCAAACTCCGTCTCGCCCATGCCGGCGACGCCGCCGCCATTAGCGCCTTGATCCGCCAGTTCACGCGCGAATTCACGATCAGTCCGAATGGCAGCGGCGCGGAGCAGTTCCTCGCATCTGTGTCCGCCGACGCTGAAACCGGCTATATCTCTGATCCACGCTACCACTACATCACAGCTTGTGCCGGCGAGCTGCTGGCCGGCTTCATCGCCGTGCGCGACCGCAGCCACGTATTTCATCTGTTCGTGGCTCCGCAATTCCAGCACCAAGGCCTGGCCACGCGCCTGTGGCATGCGGCGCTGGCAGCCGCTCCGGAGATTCGCGCCTTTACCGTCAATTCGTCGCCAGCCGCATTACCTGTCTATCAGCGCTTCGGTTTCGCTCCAATCGGCTCGCGGGTAGAAATGCACGGCATATGCTTCGTGCCCATGCGCCTGTCGCTCAGTGAAAATTAG
- a CDS encoding MFS transporter, producing the protein MLRQYRSDVRQLGRPFMLVLLSEMATLSALLLGNITIAWWIAQHGGARDLATFGVTVAAASLLAIPLLSPLGDRYPKKRLMAIGFVAVAIESVVLALLAQAGFYHLYAIIACEMIGVCAMAIIMPCVQTIASELVPAEKLSLAMSMQKVSGSLGGIMGPALGGSVIAAAGVASALWVHVALLLIAAFAATRLPKALTASKAAALGPAQWLHELKAGLRMKWHIPLERHWTAANLVIGVFYAPTIGMMAALRVTSLGLSAFWLGATNMGIMAGMFLGFLGCASFFSRTLGRFRALIGAAQLRAAALLVVGLTTSPLMLATAFFLLGISQSTTQFVGVTHRLLATPAAYRARNASVNTMVWQLASTLGPAVAGMALLHASVAQCYVLFGILIALCSIGLAVIPKMREFLSVDHDIANGWYQREYPAAFANYNKST; encoded by the coding sequence ATGCTCAGACAATACCGAAGCGATGTCCGGCAGCTGGGCCGGCCTTTCATGCTGGTGCTGCTCAGCGAGATGGCGACCCTGAGTGCGCTCCTGCTCGGCAATATCACTATCGCCTGGTGGATCGCCCAACACGGCGGCGCGCGTGACCTTGCCACCTTCGGCGTGACGGTTGCCGCCGCCAGCCTGCTGGCCATTCCCTTGCTCTCGCCCTTGGGCGACCGTTATCCCAAGAAACGCCTGATGGCGATCGGCTTCGTCGCCGTCGCCATCGAAAGCGTGGTGCTGGCGCTGCTGGCGCAAGCGGGTTTCTACCATCTGTACGCCATCATCGCCTGCGAGATGATCGGCGTCTGCGCCATGGCGATCATCATGCCGTGCGTCCAGACCATCGCCTCGGAACTGGTGCCTGCGGAAAAGCTGTCGCTGGCGATGAGCATGCAAAAGGTCAGCGGCTCGCTCGGCGGCATCATGGGTCCGGCGCTGGGCGGCAGCGTGATCGCCGCCGCCGGCGTCGCCAGCGCGCTCTGGGTGCACGTTGCCTTGCTGCTGATCGCAGCGTTTGCCGCCACCCGCTTGCCCAAGGCGCTGACAGCGAGCAAGGCCGCGGCGCTCGGCCCGGCGCAATGGCTGCATGAGCTGAAAGCAGGCCTGCGCATGAAATGGCATATCCCGCTGGAACGTCACTGGACCGCGGCGAATCTGGTGATTGGCGTGTTTTACGCTCCGACTATCGGCATGATGGCCGCCCTGAGAGTGACCAGCCTGGGCCTGTCAGCGTTCTGGCTGGGCGCGACCAACATGGGCATCATGGCCGGCATGTTCCTGGGCTTTCTTGGCTGCGCTTCTTTTTTCTCCAGAACGCTGGGGCGCTTCCGGGCATTGATAGGCGCTGCCCAGCTGCGTGCCGCCGCGCTGCTGGTGGTCGGCCTGACCACTTCGCCGCTGATGCTGGCGACGGCTTTTTTCCTGCTCGGCATCTCGCAATCGACGACCCAGTTTGTCGGCGTAACGCATCGCTTGCTGGCGACCCCGGCCGCATACCGCGCGCGCAATGCATCGGTCAACACCATGGTGTGGCAGCTGGCGTCAACACTAGGCCCGGCGGTCGCCGGCATGGCCCTGCTGCATGCCTCGGTCGCCCAATGCTATGTGCTGTTCGGCATCCTGATCGCACTGTGCAGCATCGGCCTGGCAGTGATTCCAAAAATGCGCGAATTCCTGAGCGTAGATCACGACATCGCCAACGGCTGGTATCAGAGAGAGTATCCGGCAGCGTTCGCGAACTATAATAAGTCCACCTAA
- the glp gene encoding gephyrin-like molybdotransferase Glp, whose protein sequence is MPVAQAQAIIHAFITPVGAIEKVALRSALDRVLANDIISPIDVPAHDNSAMDGYAFNSADLRQDSDTILNVAGTSHAGRAHEGTAARGEAIRIMTGALMPAALDTVIPQEFVQIPVGSPAGSITIPAGAVKPGANSRLAGEDLKAGTPAIGKGRILRPADLGLLASLGIAEIPVRRRLRVAFFSTGDELRSVGEILEPGCVYDSNRYTLYGMLQRLGCDIIDMGVVGDDPQALEAAFRSACENADAIITSGGVSVGDADHTKQMMAQLGDVAFWKIGMRPGRPLAFGRITSGGKQALFFGLPGNPVAVMVSFYFFARTALLQMMGADVPPLPLMRATAAVAIRKRPGRTEYQRGILSMSDGKWSVRPTAAQGSGILRSMAEANCMIVLAHEQADVASGDQVEVILFDGLV, encoded by the coding sequence ATGCCGGTGGCGCAGGCGCAGGCCATCATCCACGCCTTCATCACGCCGGTCGGCGCGATTGAAAAAGTGGCGCTGCGCAGCGCGCTGGACCGGGTGCTGGCGAACGACATCATCTCGCCCATCGACGTGCCTGCGCACGACAACTCGGCGATGGACGGCTACGCCTTCAACTCGGCCGACCTGCGCCAGGATAGCGATACCATCCTGAACGTGGCCGGCACCTCCCACGCCGGCCGCGCCCATGAAGGAACGGCGGCCCGCGGCGAAGCGATCCGCATCATGACCGGCGCCTTGATGCCGGCCGCCCTGGATACCGTGATTCCGCAGGAATTTGTACAGATCCCTGTCGGCAGCCCGGCCGGCTCGATCACAATCCCGGCAGGGGCAGTCAAGCCGGGCGCTAACAGCCGCCTGGCCGGCGAAGACCTGAAAGCCGGCACGCCGGCAATCGGCAAAGGCCGCATCCTGCGTCCTGCCGACCTCGGCTTGCTGGCCTCGCTCGGGATCGCTGAAATCCCGGTGCGGCGGCGCCTGCGGGTAGCCTTCTTTTCCACCGGCGACGAATTGCGTTCGGTCGGCGAAATACTCGAACCGGGCTGCGTCTACGATTCCAACCGCTACACCTTGTACGGCATGCTGCAACGCCTCGGCTGCGACATCATTGACATGGGCGTGGTCGGCGACGATCCGCAGGCGCTGGAAGCCGCCTTCCGCAGCGCTTGCGAAAACGCCGACGCCATCATCACCTCCGGCGGCGTCTCGGTCGGCGATGCCGACCACACCAAGCAGATGATGGCGCAACTGGGCGACGTCGCCTTCTGGAAAATCGGCATGCGCCCGGGCCGTCCGCTGGCCTTCGGCCGCATCACATCCGGCGGCAAGCAGGCGCTGTTTTTCGGCCTGCCGGGCAATCCGGTGGCGGTGATGGTGTCGTTCTACTTTTTTGCGCGCACAGCACTGCTGCAAATGATGGGCGCAGACGTCCCTCCGTTGCCGCTGATGCGCGCCACCGCGGCGGTCGCCATCCGCAAGCGGCCGGGACGCACGGAATACCAGCGCGGCATACTCAGCATGAGCGACGGCAAGTGGTCGGTACGCCCCACCGCCGCGCAAGGCTCGGGCATCCTGCGCTCCATGGCGGAAGCCAATTGCATGATCGTGCTGGCGCATGAGCAGGCCGACGTCGCCAGCGGCGACCAGGTCGAAGTGATCCTGTTCGACGGTTTGGTGTGA
- the mobA gene encoding molybdenum cofactor guanylyltransferase MobA: MQTHAHPDLRSLTTGLILAGGRGTRMGGVDKGLALLDGQAMVAQVIARLAPQVGSLLINANRNQERYAAFGYPVWPDEQTGFAGPLAGLQAGLRHCPTPYLLTAPCDSPYLPSDLLLKLAKALQDADADVAVAVTIDADTQTQQPQPVFMLLKNSLLTDLNDYLQGGGRKIEAWYRRLNYSEALFSDDHAFRNINTEEQLQQPPRRTN; the protein is encoded by the coding sequence GTGCAAACCCATGCCCACCCCGACCTTCGCAGCCTGACCACCGGCCTGATACTGGCAGGCGGCCGCGGCACGCGCATGGGCGGCGTCGACAAGGGCCTGGCGCTGCTGGACGGCCAGGCCATGGTGGCGCAGGTGATTGCGCGGCTGGCGCCGCAAGTCGGCAGCCTGCTCATCAACGCCAACCGCAACCAGGAGCGCTACGCGGCCTTCGGCTATCCGGTCTGGCCGGATGAGCAGACCGGTTTCGCCGGACCGCTGGCTGGCTTGCAGGCCGGCCTGCGCCACTGTCCTACTCCCTACCTGCTGACCGCACCCTGCGACTCGCCCTATCTGCCGTCCGATCTTTTGCTAAAGCTGGCAAAAGCTCTGCAAGACGCCGATGCTGACGTGGCGGTAGCCGTTACCATCGATGCTGACACGCAAACACAGCAACCGCAACCGGTATTCATGCTGCTGAAAAACAGTTTATTGACCGATCTCAATGACTACCTGCAAGGCGGAGGACGTAAGATAGAGGCATGGTACCGCCGCCTCAATTACAGCGAAGCGCTGTTCAGCGACGACCACGCCTTCCGCAACATCAATACCGAAGAACAATTGCAGCAGCCACCAAGAAGAACCAATTGA
- the moaA gene encoding GTP 3',8-cyclase MoaA: MTKKVIPLIDSRRSSLPLPLSLPSILETPDGLIADELGRPLHDLRISVTDRCNFRCVYCMPRAVFDKDYAFLPHTALLSFEEITRLASLFVAHGVHKIRLTGGEPLLRKHIEKLIAMLSALKTPDGKELDLTLTTNGSLLAKKAQALKDAGLKRVTVSLDALDEDIFKRMNDADFPVADVLHGLDVAHQVGLGPIKVNMVVKRGVNEQEILPMARHFKNTPYILRFIEYMDVGASNGWKMDEVVSSAEVAQLIQSELPMQQLAANYLGETAQRWRYADGSGEIGLISSVTQAFCHDCSRARLSTEGKLYTCLFASAGHDLRALLRSECSDREISSVIGQLWRARDDRYSEQRTQNTEGLAPARKKVEMSYIGG; encoded by the coding sequence ATGACTAAGAAAGTCATCCCGCTGATCGACAGCCGCCGCAGTTCCCTGCCGCTGCCCCTGTCCTTGCCCTCCATACTTGAAACGCCCGACGGCCTGATAGCGGATGAGCTGGGACGGCCGCTGCACGATCTGCGCATCTCGGTGACAGACCGCTGCAACTTCCGTTGCGTGTATTGCATGCCGCGCGCGGTATTTGACAAGGACTATGCATTTTTACCGCATACCGCCCTGCTGTCGTTTGAAGAAATCACGCGCCTGGCCAGCCTGTTTGTCGCCCATGGCGTACACAAAATCCGCCTGACCGGCGGCGAACCGCTGCTGCGCAAGCACATCGAAAAACTGATCGCCATGCTGAGCGCGCTGAAGACGCCGGACGGCAAAGAGCTCGACCTGACCCTGACCACCAACGGTTCGCTGCTGGCGAAGAAGGCGCAGGCGCTGAAAGACGCAGGCCTCAAGCGCGTCACAGTGTCGCTGGACGCCTTGGACGAAGATATTTTCAAACGCATGAACGATGCCGACTTCCCGGTTGCCGACGTACTGCACGGACTGGACGTGGCGCATCAGGTCGGGCTCGGCCCGATCAAGGTCAACATGGTGGTCAAGCGCGGCGTCAACGAGCAGGAAATCCTGCCGATGGCGCGCCACTTCAAGAACACCCCGTACATCCTGCGTTTTATCGAATACATGGATGTAGGCGCTTCCAACGGCTGGAAAATGGATGAAGTCGTATCCTCCGCCGAAGTAGCGCAACTGATCCAGAGCGAATTGCCGATGCAGCAGCTCGCCGCCAACTACCTCGGCGAAACGGCGCAACGCTGGCGCTATGCCGACGGCAGCGGCGAAATCGGCCTGATTTCCAGCGTCACCCAGGCTTTTTGCCACGACTGTTCGCGGGCACGCCTGTCGACCGAGGGCAAGCTGTACACCTGCCTGTTCGCCAGCGCCGGTCACGATCTGCGCGCCCTGCTGCGCAGCGAATGCAGCGACCGCGAAATCTCCAGCGTGATCGGCCAGCTGTGGCGCGCACGCGACGACCGCTATTCCGAGCAGCGCACGCAGAATACCGAAGGGCTGGCGCCGGCCCGCAAGAAAGTGGAAATGTCGTATATCGGCGGCTGA
- a CDS encoding Rne/Rng family ribonuclease, with amino-acid sequence MKRMLFNATQQEELRVAIVDGQKLIDIDIETTGREQRKSNIYKGVITRIEPSLEACFVNYGEERHGFLPFKEVARTYFKEGVDVRTASIKDALREGQEIMVQVEKEERGNKGAALTSFVSLAGRYLVLMPNNPRGGGVSRRVEGEDRQELRETMDQLDLPSGMSVIARTAGIGRNVDELQWDLNYLMQLWRAIEGAGTQGKGAFLIYQESSLVIRAIRDYFQPDIGEILIDTDEIHDQAQQFMAHVMPDMVHRVKRYRDDVPLFSRFQIEHQIETAYSRTVPLPSGGAIVIDHTEALVSVDVNSARATRGGDIETTAFNTNCEAAEEVARQLRLRDLGGLIVIDFIDMENSKNQREVETRLKDALRYDRARVQMGKISRFGLMELSRQRLRPSLSEGSHVTCPRCNGTGHIRDTESSALQVLRIIQEEAMKENSAAIHVQAPVDVAAFLLNEKRGEILKIETRHRVSIILIPNKHLETPHYKLERLKHDDPRLEETQASYAMAEQADTDIGYNKTQKEEGKPRQEAVVKGITPDQPAPIVERKPVEVQPVAAAAPAETGFLGKIFGFFFSKPAAPVAAPAATTETKSAQQRDRNDRGDRNNRGQRGRNRGGRNRDGSEAREDSAKKPAVTETAEAKTQQARPPRPPREPREPREQREANESKADTRSTEGREGKRERSERPPRPPREERKENLSEVKVDETLLKGGVIAAAGAGLAVAAVAETGDAVQLDSGRVETKAEGDEEPRRRRRRGGRNRNRRDRDATDATEGSSEGSDDMEAGENDAAEVVAAPADASPAAAPAVVHEAEQPVAAPAHAAPVSLVSNDVPMMASSAPPVTQEVTAPAQPETFAPTALSNAIAAPLVPQEVAAVTEIAPAAAIEEAPASAPVWIPVAPAPTVAEPEAVVAAPVVADPVVEPLITTIAAPAAVEHVAAQVEAPAPVVVEPAPVVLAPAPAAVAPAPVEAAPAEVKVAVSSASPKVEDLQTVLAAAGLTLAATDPSKLRAAQEATAGIVAAPRVPRERKPAPVQVSEPLVQIETQRSQS; translated from the coding sequence ATGAAACGCATGTTGTTTAATGCCACGCAGCAGGAAGAACTGCGCGTGGCTATTGTTGACGGGCAAAAGCTCATCGACATCGATATCGAAACCACCGGACGCGAACAACGCAAGTCCAATATCTACAAAGGTGTGATTACCCGTATTGAGCCGTCGCTGGAAGCCTGCTTTGTCAACTACGGTGAAGAGCGTCATGGCTTCTTGCCGTTCAAGGAAGTCGCCCGCACCTACTTCAAGGAAGGCGTCGACGTCCGTACCGCATCGATCAAGGATGCCCTGCGCGAAGGCCAGGAAATCATGGTCCAGGTCGAAAAGGAAGAGCGCGGCAACAAAGGCGCGGCCCTGACCTCCTTCGTCTCGCTGGCCGGCCGCTACCTGGTCCTGATGCCGAACAATCCGCGCGGCGGCGGCGTATCGCGCCGGGTCGAAGGTGAAGATCGCCAGGAACTGCGCGAAACCATGGATCAGCTGGACCTGCCTAGCGGCATGTCAGTGATCGCCCGCACTGCCGGCATCGGCCGCAATGTTGATGAATTGCAATGGGACTTGAACTACCTGATGCAACTCTGGCGTGCTATCGAAGGCGCCGGCACTCAGGGCAAGGGCGCTTTCCTGATTTATCAGGAATCGTCGCTGGTGATCCGCGCGATCCGCGATTACTTCCAGCCGGATATCGGCGAAATCCTGATCGACACCGACGAAATCCACGACCAGGCCCAGCAGTTCATGGCCCACGTCATGCCCGACATGGTGCACCGCGTTAAGCGCTACCGCGACGACGTGCCGCTGTTCTCCCGCTTCCAGATCGAACACCAGATCGAAACCGCGTACTCGCGCACCGTACCGCTGCCATCCGGCGGCGCCATCGTGATCGACCATACCGAAGCCCTGGTTTCTGTCGACGTCAACTCCGCTCGCGCAACCCGCGGCGGCGACATCGAGACCACCGCCTTCAACACCAATTGTGAAGCAGCGGAAGAAGTTGCGCGCCAATTGCGTCTGCGCGACCTCGGCGGCCTGATCGTGATCGACTTCATTGACATGGAGAATTCGAAAAACCAGCGCGAAGTCGAAACCCGCCTGAAAGACGCCCTGCGCTATGACCGCGCGCGCGTCCAGATGGGCAAGATCTCGCGCTTCGGCCTGATGGAACTGTCGCGCCAGCGCCTGCGTCCGTCGCTGTCGGAAGGCAGCCACGTAACTTGCCCGCGCTGCAACGGCACCGGCCACATCCGCGATACCGAATCGTCCGCTTTGCAAGTCCTGCGCATCATCCAGGAAGAAGCGATGAAAGAAAACTCGGCGGCGATCCACGTCCAGGCGCCAGTCGACGTCGCAGCCTTCCTGCTCAACGAGAAGCGCGGCGAGATCCTGAAGATCGAAACGCGTCACCGGGTCAGCATCATCCTGATCCCGAACAAGCACCTGGAAACCCCGCATTACAAGCTGGAACGCCTGAAGCACGACGATCCGCGCCTGGAAGAAACCCAGGCCAGCTATGCGATGGCGGAGCAAGCCGATACCGATATCGGTTACAACAAAACCCAGAAAGAAGAAGGCAAGCCGCGTCAGGAAGCCGTGGTCAAGGGCATCACGCCAGACCAGCCGGCCCCTATCGTCGAGCGCAAGCCAGTGGAAGTCCAGCCAGTCGCAGCAGCTGCTCCGGCAGAAACCGGCTTCCTCGGCAAGATCTTCGGCTTCTTCTTCAGCAAGCCGGCGGCGCCAGTTGCTGCGCCTGCCGCAACGACCGAAACCAAGAGCGCGCAGCAGCGTGACCGTAACGATCGCGGCGACCGCAACAACCGTGGCCAGCGCGGCCGCAACCGTGGCGGCCGCAACCGCGACGGTAGCGAAGCGCGTGAAGACAGCGCCAAGAAGCCGGCAGTGACCGAGACTGCTGAAGCCAAGACCCAGCAAGCCCGTCCGCCACGTCCTCCACGCGAGCCGAGAGAGCCGCGGGAACAGCGCGAAGCAAATGAAAGCAAAGCCGACACCCGCAGCACCGAAGGCCGCGAAGGCAAGCGCGAGCGCAGCGAACGCCCACCGCGTCCGCCACGCGAAGAGCGCAAGGAAAACCTGAGCGAAGTCAAAGTCGATGAAACCTTGCTCAAGGGTGGCGTAATTGCTGCCGCCGGCGCCGGTTTGGCCGTGGCCGCCGTTGCCGAAACAGGCGACGCAGTCCAACTCGATAGCGGCCGCGTCGAAACCAAGGCAGAAGGAGACGAAGAACCACGTCGCCGCCGCCGCCGCGGTGGCCGTAACCGTAATCGTCGTGACCGTGATGCTACTGATGCTACTGAAGGCAGCAGCGAAGGTAGCGACGACATGGAAGCCGGCGAAAACGATGCAGCTGAAGTCGTTGCAGCGCCAGCCGATGCAAGCCCAGCCGCCGCTCCTGCTGTCGTCCATGAAGCCGAGCAGCCAGTCGCTGCTCCAGCTCATGCAGCGCCAGTCAGTCTGGTCAGCAACGATGTGCCGATGATGGCTTCCTCCGCGCCGCCTGTCACGCAAGAAGTTACAGCTCCGGCCCAGCCGGAGACGTTTGCACCGACAGCACTGTCGAATGCGATCGCCGCGCCGCTGGTACCGCAGGAAGTTGCCGCGGTGACGGAAATCGCCCCGGCAGCAGCAATCGAAGAAGCACCGGCGTCCGCGCCAGTGTGGATTCCAGTTGCACCAGCGCCAACGGTCGCAGAGCCTGAAGCAGTCGTGGCAGCGCCAGTAGTAGCTGATCCGGTGGTCGAACCACTGATAACGACAATTGCGGCGCCAGCCGCGGTTGAACACGTCGCGGCACAGGTAGAAGCGCCGGCCCCGGTCGTCGTTGAGCCGGCGCCAGTGGTGCTTGCACCAGCGCCGGCAGCAGTTGCGCCAGCGCCGGTAGAAGCAGCACCGGCTGAAGTCAAGGTCGCTGTATCGAGCGCCTCGCCTAAGGTGGAAGATCTGCAAACCGTTCTGGCGGCGGCAGGCCTGACACTGGCAGCGACCGACCCGAGCAAGCTGCGTGCTGCCCAGGAAGCCACTGCCGGCATCGTCGCCGCGCCACGCGTCCCGCGTGAACGCAAGCCGGCGCCGGTCCAGGTCAGCGAACCGCTGGTGCAGATCGAAACCCAGCGCTCGCAGTCCTAA
- a CDS encoding RluA family pseudouridine synthase: MKDLARFSGGRVKSRPEPRTQAAAKHKAEPKVAVEQEVKPPPAPLQVQLLTIGEEDAGQRIDNFLLRICKGVPKSHIYRVLRSGEVRVNKGRIDQTYRLLEGDVIRVPPIRIAEKQEQVVPGAEFKILLEDNHMLVIDKPAGVAVHGGSGVSYGVIEQLRAARPDAKFLELVHRLDRDTSGILLLAKKRSALTNLHEQMRDGDTDKRYLVLVHGDWQNERQHIKLALHKYTAADGERRVRVQADGQASHTIFNLIRRYGDYALLEAELKTGRTHQIRVHLSSSGFAIAGDDKYGDFALNRALQKADGQRIALKRMFLHAYQITFAHPETGKPVTLKAPLPPECEKFLKSLPQENKSDVAPAPSRTTGD; this comes from the coding sequence ATGAAGGACTTAGCGAGATTTTCTGGAGGGCGAGTCAAGTCTCGCCCGGAGCCGCGGACGCAAGCCGCGGCCAAGCACAAGGCTGAGCCAAAAGTAGCTGTGGAGCAAGAGGTGAAGCCACCTCCGGCGCCGCTGCAAGTTCAACTGCTGACCATAGGCGAAGAGGATGCCGGTCAACGGATCGACAATTTTTTGTTGCGTATTTGTAAAGGTGTGCCCAAAAGCCATATTTATCGTGTGCTGCGTTCGGGCGAGGTCAGGGTCAATAAAGGCCGCATCGACCAGACCTACCGTTTGCTGGAAGGCGACGTGATCCGGGTGCCGCCGATTCGTATTGCTGAAAAACAAGAGCAGGTCGTGCCAGGCGCGGAATTCAAGATATTGCTTGAAGATAATCATATGCTGGTGATCGACAAGCCGGCAGGGGTCGCCGTGCATGGCGGCTCCGGCGTCAGCTATGGCGTCATCGAACAACTGCGGGCGGCGCGTCCGGACGCCAAGTTCCTGGAACTGGTGCACAGGCTGGATCGCGATACCTCCGGGATTTTGTTGTTGGCAAAAAAACGCTCGGCGCTGACCAATCTGCACGAACAGATGCGCGACGGCGATACCGACAAGCGATACCTGGTATTGGTGCACGGCGATTGGCAAAACGAGCGCCAGCATATTAAATTGGCCCTGCACAAATATACGGCGGCCGATGGCGAACGCCGGGTGCGGGTGCAGGCCGACGGCCAGGCTTCGCACACCATCTTCAACCTGATTCGGCGCTACGGCGACTATGCCTTGCTGGAAGCGGAATTGAAGACCGGGCGCACGCACCAGATCAGGGTCCATCTGTCCTCCAGCGGCTTTGCCATCGCCGGCGACGACAAGTATGGCGATTTTGCGTTGAACCGCGCCTTGCAGAAGGCGGATGGCCAGCGCATCGCCCTGAAGCGGATGTTTTTGCATGCCTATCAGATTACCTTTGCCCATCCTGAGACCGGTAAGCCGGTGACCTTGAAGGCGCCGCTGCCGCCGGAATGTGAGAAATTCCTGAAAAGTTTACCTCAGGAAAATAAATCGGATGTTGCTCCGGCACCATCACGTACCACGGGCGATTAG
- a CDS encoding HAD-IIIA family hydrolase — MARKNFDLIVFDWDGTLMDSTAIIVKCIQAAARDLGLPIPDNKAASHVIGLGLGEAMQVAMPGLDASQYPRVVERYRYHYLAQDQDLTLFDGVREMLADLSQQGYFLAIATGKSRVGLNRALHETKLLSVFDATRCADETFSKPHPAMLQELTRELGQDLKRTVMIGDTTHDLQMAINAGAAGIAVQYGAHPAHELNALKPLFSATSTPQLHDWLINNA; from the coding sequence ATGGCAAGAAAGAATTTTGACTTAATCGTATTTGATTGGGATGGCACCTTGATGGACAGTACCGCCATCATCGTGAAGTGTATCCAGGCCGCGGCCAGGGACCTGGGCTTGCCGATTCCGGACAACAAGGCGGCCTCGCATGTGATCGGGCTGGGCCTGGGCGAAGCAATGCAGGTAGCGATGCCGGGCCTTGACGCCAGCCAGTATCCGCGCGTGGTGGAGCGCTATCGTTATCATTATCTGGCGCAGGACCAGGACCTGACCCTGTTCGACGGCGTTCGCGAAATGCTGGCCGATCTGTCGCAGCAAGGTTATTTCCTGGCGATCGCCACTGGCAAGAGCCGGGTCGGGCTGAACCGCGCCTTGCACGAAACCAAGCTGCTGTCAGTGTTCGACGCCACTCGCTGCGCTGACGAAACCTTCTCCAAGCCGCATCCCGCCATGCTGCAGGAACTGACGCGCGAGCTGGGCCAGGATCTGAAGCGGACGGTGATGATCGGCGACACCACACATGATCTGCAGATGGCGATCAATGCCGGCGCCGCCGGTATCGCGGTACAGTACGGCGCCCATCCGGCGCATGAACTGAATGCGCTGAAGCCGCTGTTCAGCGCGACGTCGACGCCGCAGCTGCACGACTGGCTGATTAATAACGCCTGA
- a CDS encoding Rieske 2Fe-2S domain-containing protein, producing MSEQAVNSLRIPICASAALAERGKGVRFPVTAWGDDAVAFAIRYDNVVHAYLNRCAHVAMELDWNEGDFFESSGLYLMCATHGAVYEPETGRCAGGPCRGGRLHKILVEESNDQVFWIPDEYVRPALA from the coding sequence ATGTCTGAACAAGCCGTAAATAGTCTGCGCATTCCCATCTGCGCTTCTGCCGCCCTGGCGGAGCGCGGCAAGGGGGTGCGTTTTCCGGTGACGGCATGGGGCGACGATGCGGTGGCGTTTGCCATCCGCTATGACAATGTTGTACATGCCTACCTGAACCGTTGCGCTCACGTGGCGATGGAACTGGACTGGAACGAAGGCGACTTCTTCGAATCCAGCGGCCTGTACCTGATGTGCGCCACCCACGGCGCAGTGTATGAGCCGGAAACCGGACGCTGCGCCGGCGGTCCATGCCGCGGCGGCCGCCTGCACAAGATTTTAGTTGAAGAAAGTAATGATCAGGTGTTCTGGATCCCTGATGAATATGTGCGGCCGGCGCTAGCCTGA